A genomic region of Pogoniulus pusillus isolate bPogPus1 chromosome 35, bPogPus1.pri, whole genome shotgun sequence contains the following coding sequences:
- the DOLK gene encoding dolichol kinase: MFSKAVLAEALVVFAVVLLVHAAVWDRFSWCALALAVQAFYVQFKWDRLLQLGGAVFQFRTAANSGLLPASMVTPLLGIVMKERCKAAGSVYLERFGIVVASAGMLVALFLSVIAVGITKPVPTNTCILTGVAGSVIIYTMKHSLTVSEVIEVLEVLLIFVYLSMILLYLLPRCFSPGEALLVLGALSFVLNQLIKRSLSLVEGRGDPIDFFLLVAVVGVVLLGLFFAVLFLFLDSGTWISSLFFHTMTAVLGLGVVMPWLYRLIQRNPLLWLLQFLFQTQTRACLLLYWACLAASACAVVWYQNAKRSSGCKKHRASTATRKHFHLIAVATYVPGLVLDRQLLHLAAALCLAVFIFLEYVRYFRIKPFGQTLRQLLSLFLDDRDSGPLILTHIYLLLGMSLPVWLFPRACAPQGALAGAGALVPYSGVLAVGVGDTIASVFGSTMGEIKWPGTKKTVEGTVTAIFAQIIAVALILLFDSSVNLNSSYAWILAAISLVSLLEAYTTQIDNLLLPLYLQILFMA; the protein is encoded by the coding sequence ATGTTCAGCAAGGCCGTGCTGGCGGAGGCGCTGGTGGTGTTCGCCGTCGTGCTGCTGGTGCACGCCGCGGTGTGGGACCGCTTCTCCTGGTGCGCGCTGGCTCTGGCCGTCCAGGCCTTCTATGTGCAGTTCAAGTGGGAccggctgctgcagctggggggcGCTGTGTTCCAGTTCCGCACCGCAGCCAACAGCGGCCTCCTGCCGGCCAGCATGGTCACGCCCCTGCTGGGCATAGTGATGAAGGAGAGGTGCAAGGCTGCCGGCAGCGTCTACTTGGAGCGCTTCGGCATCGTGGTAGCCTCCGCGGGCATGCTGGTTGCCCTCTTCCTATCTGTCATCGCGGTTGGCATCACCAAGCCTGTGCCAACCAACACCTGCATCCTGACGGGGGTGGCTGGCAGTGTCATTATCTATACTATGAAGCACTCCCTGACTGTCTCAGAGGTGATAGAGGTCCTGGAGGTGCTGCTCATCTTCGTCTACCTCAGCATGATCCTGCTGTACCTGCTGCCGCGCTGCTTCAGCCCCGGCGAGgcgctgctggtgctgggcgcCCTCAGCTTCGTGCTCAACCAGCTCATCAAACGCTCCCTGAGCCTCGTGGAGGGCAGGGGGGACCCCATCGATTTCTTCCTCCTGGTAGCAGTTGTTGGAGTTGTTCTTCTTGGGCTCTTTTTTGCcgttctcttccttttcctggaCTCGGGGACGTGGAtctcctccctcttcttccACACGatgacagcagtgctgggcctggGGGTGGTCATGCCCTGGCTCTACCGACTGATCCAGAGGAACCctttgctctggctgctgcagttCCTCTTCCAGACGCAGACCAgggcctgcctgctcctgtacTGGGCCTGTCTGGCCGCCTCGGCCTGCGCCGTGGTTTGGTACCAGAACGCGAAGCGATCGTCTGGCTGCAAGAAGCACCGAGCCTCCACCGCCACCAGGAAGCATTTCcacctcattgctgtggccACTTACGTCCCGGGGCTGGTCCTTGACCGCCAGCTGCTGCACCTGGCCGCggctctgtgcctggctgtctTCATCTTCCTGGAGTACGTTCGGTACTTCAGGATCAAGCCCTTCGGCCAAaccctcaggcagctgctgtctctCTTTCTGGATGACAGAGACAGTGGCCCTCTGATCCTGACTCACATTTATCTCCTCCTGGGCATGTCCCTGCCCGTGTGGCTGTTCcccagggcttgtgctccacaggGCGCTCTGGCCGGGGCAGGAGCACTGGTGCCCTACTCGGGGGTGCTGGCAGTGGGGGTGGGAGACACCATTGCCTCTGTCTTTGGCAGTACCATGGGGGAAATCAAGTGGCCAGGAACAAAGAAGACTGTTGAGGGGACCGTGACAGCTATCTTTGCTCAGATCATTGCTGTGGCTCTGATCCTGCTCTTCGACAGCAGTGTGAACCTCAACTCCAGCTATGCCTGGATTCTGGCAGCCATCAGCTTGGTCTCTCTTCTGGAGGCTTACACCACCCAGATTGAtaacctgctgctgccactctaCCTCCAGATCCTGTTTATGGCCTAG
- the PHYHD1 gene encoding phytanoyl-CoA dioxygenase domain-containing protein 1 isoform X3 → MAVVTQHQIQKFYEDGFLVLEHFFTAEECDSMRSQIQRIVEEMEVPPHCRTQFSTREDEQLQAQGSSDYFLTSGDKIRFFFEKGVLDEKGNFLVPKERSISKIGHALHAHDPVFKQITHSPKVQELGRKLGLERPVVVQSMYIFKQPGIGGEVTPHQDATFLHTEPLGRVLGFWIALEDARLENGCLWFIPGSHTAGVSRRMVRAPPGTLPCVHFVGSEPAYDDSRFVPLPTGKELAQLAQSGTGLPSLRGAHPHPR, encoded by the exons ATGGCGGTGGTCACTCAGCACCAGATTCAAaag TTCTATGAGGATGGCTTCCTTGTCCTGGAGCACTTTTTCACGGCAGAGGAGTGCGACAGCATGAGGAGCCAGATCCAGAGGATCGTGGAGGAGATGGAGGTGCCACCGCATTGCCGCACTCAGTTCTCCACCAGGGAGgatgagcagctccaggcacag GGGAGCTCGGATTACTTCCTGACCAGTGGAGACAAGATTAGATTCTTCTTTGAGAAAGGAGTTCTGGATGAGAAAG GGAACTTCCTGGTTCCGAAGGAGAGATCCATCAGCAAGATCGGCCACG CTCTGCATGCTCACGACCCTGTCTTCAAGCAAATCACTCACAGCCCCAAGGTGCAG GAACTGGGGAGAAAACTGGGCCTCGAGAGACCAGTGGTGGTGCAGAGCATGTACATCTTCAAG CAACCTGGCATTGGTGGTGAAG tgACCCCCCACCAGGATGCCACCTTTCTGCACACGGAGCCCCTGGGCAGGGTCCTGGGCTTCTGGATCGCGCTGGAGGACGCGCGGCTGGAGAACGGCTGCCTGTGGTTCATCCCCGGCTCCCACACCG CTGGGGTCTCCCGCAGGATGGTCCGAGCGCCCCCGGGCACCTTGCCTTGTGTGCACTTTGTGGGATCAGAGCCAGCCTACGACGACAGCCGCTTCGTGCCCCTGCCCACGGGCAAAG AGCTcgcacagctggcacagagcgGAACAGGGCTCCCTTCCCTCAGGGGGGCTCATCCTCATCCACGGTGA
- the PHYHD1 gene encoding phytanoyl-CoA dioxygenase domain-containing protein 1 isoform X4, with translation MAVVTQHQIQKFYEDGFLVLEHFFTAEECDSMRSQIQRIVEEMEVPPHCRTQFSTREDEQLQAQGSSDYFLTSGDKIRFFFEKGVLDEKGNFLVPKERSISKIGHALHAHDPVFKQITHSPKVQELGRKLGLERPVVVQSMYIFKQPGIGGEVTPHQDATFLHTEPLGRVLGFWIALEDARLENGCLWFIPGSHTGWSERPRAPCLVCTLWDQSQPTTTAASCPCPRAKGGSSSSTVKLSTRVT, from the exons ATGGCGGTGGTCACTCAGCACCAGATTCAAaag TTCTATGAGGATGGCTTCCTTGTCCTGGAGCACTTTTTCACGGCAGAGGAGTGCGACAGCATGAGGAGCCAGATCCAGAGGATCGTGGAGGAGATGGAGGTGCCACCGCATTGCCGCACTCAGTTCTCCACCAGGGAGgatgagcagctccaggcacag GGGAGCTCGGATTACTTCCTGACCAGTGGAGACAAGATTAGATTCTTCTTTGAGAAAGGAGTTCTGGATGAGAAAG GGAACTTCCTGGTTCCGAAGGAGAGATCCATCAGCAAGATCGGCCACG CTCTGCATGCTCACGACCCTGTCTTCAAGCAAATCACTCACAGCCCCAAGGTGCAG GAACTGGGGAGAAAACTGGGCCTCGAGAGACCAGTGGTGGTGCAGAGCATGTACATCTTCAAG CAACCTGGCATTGGTGGTGAAG tgACCCCCCACCAGGATGCCACCTTTCTGCACACGGAGCCCCTGGGCAGGGTCCTGGGCTTCTGGATCGCGCTGGAGGACGCGCGGCTGGAGAACGGCTGCCTGTGGTTCATCCCCGGCTCCCACACCG GATGGTCCGAGCGCCCCCGGGCACCTTGCCTTGTGTGCACTTTGTGGGATCAGAGCCAGCCTACGACGACAGCCGCTTCGTGCCCCTGCCCACGGGCAAAG GGGGGCTCATCCTCATCCACGGTGAAGTTGTCCACAAGAGTGACCTGA
- the PHYHD1 gene encoding phytanoyl-CoA dioxygenase domain-containing protein 1 isoform X1, with amino-acid sequence MAVVTQHQIQKFYEDGFLVLEHFFTAEECDSMRSQIQRIVEEMEVPPHCRTQFSTREDEQLQAQGSSDYFLTSGDKIRFFFEKGVLDEKGNFLVPKERSISKIGHALHAHDPVFKQITHSPKVQELGRKLGLERPVVVQSMYIFKQPGIGGEVTPHQDATFLHTEPLGRVLGFWIALEDARLENGCLWFIPGSHTGWSERPRAPCLVCTLWDQSQPTTTAASCPCPRAKSSHSWHRAEQGSLPSGGLILIHGEVVHKSDLNSSESSRQVFTFHVMEAKGTSWSKENWLQPTPELPFPSLYT; translated from the exons ATGGCGGTGGTCACTCAGCACCAGATTCAAaag TTCTATGAGGATGGCTTCCTTGTCCTGGAGCACTTTTTCACGGCAGAGGAGTGCGACAGCATGAGGAGCCAGATCCAGAGGATCGTGGAGGAGATGGAGGTGCCACCGCATTGCCGCACTCAGTTCTCCACCAGGGAGgatgagcagctccaggcacag GGGAGCTCGGATTACTTCCTGACCAGTGGAGACAAGATTAGATTCTTCTTTGAGAAAGGAGTTCTGGATGAGAAAG GGAACTTCCTGGTTCCGAAGGAGAGATCCATCAGCAAGATCGGCCACG CTCTGCATGCTCACGACCCTGTCTTCAAGCAAATCACTCACAGCCCCAAGGTGCAG GAACTGGGGAGAAAACTGGGCCTCGAGAGACCAGTGGTGGTGCAGAGCATGTACATCTTCAAG CAACCTGGCATTGGTGGTGAAG tgACCCCCCACCAGGATGCCACCTTTCTGCACACGGAGCCCCTGGGCAGGGTCCTGGGCTTCTGGATCGCGCTGGAGGACGCGCGGCTGGAGAACGGCTGCCTGTGGTTCATCCCCGGCTCCCACACCG GATGGTCCGAGCGCCCCCGGGCACCTTGCCTTGTGTGCACTTTGTGGGATCAGAGCCAGCCTACGACGACAGCCGCTTCGTGCCCCTGCCCACGGGCAAAG AGCTcgcacagctggcacagagcgGAACAGGGCTCCCTTCCCTCAGGGGGGCTCATCCTCATCCACGGTGAAGTTGTCCACAAGAGTGACCTGAACAGCTCCGAGTCCTCCCGCCAGGTCTTCACCTTCCACGTGATGGAAGCCAAAGGCACCAGCTGGAGCAAGGAGAactg GCTCCAGCCAACTCCCGAGCTGCCCTTTCCATCTCTCTACACTTGA
- the PHYHD1 gene encoding phytanoyl-CoA dioxygenase domain-containing protein 1 isoform X2: MAVVTQHQIQKFYEDGFLVLEHFFTAEECDSMRSQIQRIVEEMEVPPHCRTQFSTREDEQLQAQGSSDYFLTSGDKIRFFFEKGVLDEKGNFLVPKERSISKIGHALHAHDPVFKQITHSPKVQELGRKLGLERPVVVQSMYIFKQPGIGGEVTPHQDATFLHTEPLGRVLGFWIALEDARLENGCLWFIPGSHTAGVSRRMVRAPPGTLPCVHFVGSEPAYDDSRFVPLPTGKGGLILIHGEVVHKSDLNSSESSRQVFTFHVMEAKGTSWSKENWLQPTPELPFPSLYT; encoded by the exons ATGGCGGTGGTCACTCAGCACCAGATTCAAaag TTCTATGAGGATGGCTTCCTTGTCCTGGAGCACTTTTTCACGGCAGAGGAGTGCGACAGCATGAGGAGCCAGATCCAGAGGATCGTGGAGGAGATGGAGGTGCCACCGCATTGCCGCACTCAGTTCTCCACCAGGGAGgatgagcagctccaggcacag GGGAGCTCGGATTACTTCCTGACCAGTGGAGACAAGATTAGATTCTTCTTTGAGAAAGGAGTTCTGGATGAGAAAG GGAACTTCCTGGTTCCGAAGGAGAGATCCATCAGCAAGATCGGCCACG CTCTGCATGCTCACGACCCTGTCTTCAAGCAAATCACTCACAGCCCCAAGGTGCAG GAACTGGGGAGAAAACTGGGCCTCGAGAGACCAGTGGTGGTGCAGAGCATGTACATCTTCAAG CAACCTGGCATTGGTGGTGAAG tgACCCCCCACCAGGATGCCACCTTTCTGCACACGGAGCCCCTGGGCAGGGTCCTGGGCTTCTGGATCGCGCTGGAGGACGCGCGGCTGGAGAACGGCTGCCTGTGGTTCATCCCCGGCTCCCACACCG CTGGGGTCTCCCGCAGGATGGTCCGAGCGCCCCCGGGCACCTTGCCTTGTGTGCACTTTGTGGGATCAGAGCCAGCCTACGACGACAGCCGCTTCGTGCCCCTGCCCACGGGCAAAG GGGGGCTCATCCTCATCCACGGTGAAGTTGTCCACAAGAGTGACCTGAACAGCTCCGAGTCCTCCCGCCAGGTCTTCACCTTCCACGTGATGGAAGCCAAAGGCACCAGCTGGAGCAAGGAGAactg GCTCCAGCCAACTCCCGAGCTGCCCTTTCCATCTCTCTACACTTGA